In Promicromonospora sp. Populi, one genomic interval encodes:
- a CDS encoding MaoC/PaaZ C-terminal domain-containing protein — protein MTVAGSADEVTNAPEVGAPASYSETSLPELPKLGGLFAKGVAGGVSKRPKGAVRLPEVSYRVAHVDTAGEAAHLAAYLRLLGEPASDVLPAGFLHVLAFPLATALMVRGDFPLPLLGMVHLKNAARVLRPVRLGDTVEVRAWSQDARPHRRGVQVDLVAEVLVDGDLAYRAVSTYLAKGFTAPDAAPSSDGATPADAATPADESPREEWTPPLPTARWKLGAGTGRAYGAVSGDLNPIHTSSLGAKAFGFPRAIAHGMYSAARALAEVGPARRGAAYEWTVEFFKPVLLPGTVDVSIRYTSDAATDEGATHEPGFVYDGWRSGKNTRHFTGTVTPL, from the coding sequence GTGACAGTGGCGGGAAGTGCCGACGAGGTGACGAACGCGCCCGAGGTGGGCGCTCCGGCGTCGTACAGCGAAACCAGCCTGCCCGAGCTGCCGAAGCTGGGCGGGCTGTTCGCCAAGGGGGTGGCCGGGGGTGTGAGCAAGCGCCCGAAGGGTGCAGTCCGCCTGCCCGAGGTGTCCTACCGCGTCGCGCATGTGGACACCGCGGGCGAGGCGGCGCACCTGGCGGCATACCTGCGCCTGCTGGGGGAGCCGGCCTCCGACGTGCTGCCGGCCGGTTTCCTGCACGTGCTGGCGTTCCCGCTGGCCACGGCCCTGATGGTGCGCGGCGACTTCCCGCTGCCGCTGCTCGGGATGGTGCACCTGAAGAACGCGGCACGGGTGCTCCGCCCGGTGCGGCTGGGCGACACGGTCGAGGTGCGGGCCTGGTCGCAGGACGCCCGCCCGCACCGCCGCGGTGTCCAGGTGGACCTGGTGGCGGAGGTGCTGGTGGACGGCGACCTCGCCTACCGCGCCGTCTCGACGTACCTGGCCAAGGGCTTCACGGCCCCGGACGCCGCGCCCTCGTCCGACGGCGCGACCCCCGCCGACGCCGCGACCCCGGCCGACGAGTCCCCACGCGAGGAGTGGACGCCGCCTCTGCCGACCGCACGCTGGAAGCTCGGCGCCGGGACCGGGCGGGCCTACGGCGCAGTGTCGGGCGACCTGAACCCGATCCACACGTCGAGCCTGGGCGCCAAGGCATTCGGCTTCCCGCGCGCGATCGCGCACGGCATGTACTCCGCGGCGCGGGCGCTGGCCGAGGTCGGGCCGGCACGACGCGGCGCGGCCTACGAGTGGACCGTCGAATTCTTCAAGCCGGTCCTGCTCCCAGGCACGGTAGACGTATCGATCCGCTACACGTCCGACGCGGCCACAGACGAGGGCGCGACCCACGAGCCGGGCTTCGTGTACGACGGCTGGCGGTCGGGCAAGAACACCCGCCACTTCACAGGCACCGTCACCCCCCTCTGA
- a CDS encoding 3-oxoacyl-ACP reductase, whose translation MADKYTKFVNGGLGKSLSKQLGLPRPAILRRYQPDAPLTVGPVLVLSDDASAADADTITKALASWDVDARRSTEGADEVRWGGVVLVGTSAESPEAVSAAVLSLGGTLRKLAGNGRVVVVSRAPEAGDSPTLAATRAGFEGFTRSVGKELRGGATANGVQLTGGAAVDSASALGTLRFFLSAKSAYVDGQVLPVGPSDAQADVDWDQPLAGKVAVVTGSARGIGAAIARTLARDGAKVVVVDVPAAGESLAAVANEIKGTALQLDVTADDAGTKILAAAKHLGGLDILVHNAGILRDKLLANMKPALWDSVIAVNLAAQLRINEQLLAAGVEGLRIVSLASTSGIAGNKGQTNYAYSKSGVIGHTAATAPLVAALGGTANAVAPGFIETEMTRSIPFATREVARRVIPSLQQGGLPLDVAEAIAFLSSPVASGVNGQVLRVCGQSMVGK comes from the coding sequence GTGGCTGACAAGTACACCAAGTTCGTGAACGGCGGACTCGGTAAGAGCCTCTCGAAGCAGCTCGGCCTCCCCCGCCCGGCAATCCTGCGCCGGTACCAGCCCGACGCCCCGCTGACCGTCGGCCCGGTGCTCGTGCTGTCCGACGACGCCTCGGCCGCCGACGCCGACACGATCACCAAGGCGCTCGCGTCCTGGGACGTCGACGCACGCCGCTCGACCGAGGGCGCCGACGAGGTCCGCTGGGGCGGTGTAGTGCTCGTCGGCACGTCCGCGGAGTCCCCCGAGGCCGTCTCGGCGGCGGTCCTCAGCCTGGGCGGCACGCTGCGCAAGCTCGCCGGCAACGGCCGCGTCGTCGTCGTGTCCCGGGCGCCCGAGGCGGGCGACTCCCCGACGCTTGCCGCGACCCGGGCCGGGTTCGAGGGCTTTACGCGCTCGGTCGGCAAGGAGCTGCGGGGCGGCGCGACGGCGAACGGCGTGCAGCTGACCGGCGGTGCCGCCGTCGACTCGGCCTCCGCACTCGGCACGCTCCGGTTCTTCCTGTCCGCCAAGTCGGCATACGTCGACGGCCAGGTGCTGCCGGTCGGCCCGTCGGACGCACAGGCCGACGTCGACTGGGACCAGCCGCTGGCGGGCAAGGTGGCGGTGGTCACCGGTTCCGCTCGCGGCATCGGCGCGGCGATCGCCCGCACCCTCGCGCGCGACGGCGCCAAGGTGGTGGTCGTGGACGTGCCCGCCGCGGGTGAGTCGCTGGCCGCCGTCGCCAATGAGATCAAGGGCACCGCCCTGCAGCTCGACGTGACCGCCGACGACGCGGGCACCAAGATCCTGGCGGCCGCCAAGCACCTGGGCGGGCTCGACATCCTGGTGCACAACGCGGGCATCCTGCGCGACAAGCTGCTCGCCAACATGAAGCCCGCCCTATGGGACTCCGTCATCGCGGTGAACCTCGCCGCGCAGCTGCGCATCAACGAGCAGCTGCTCGCCGCCGGAGTGGAGGGGCTGCGCATCGTGTCGCTCGCCTCGACGTCGGGCATCGCGGGCAACAAGGGGCAGACCAACTACGCGTACTCGAAGTCCGGCGTGATCGGCCACACGGCCGCCACCGCGCCGCTCGTGGCGGCGCTGGGCGGCACCGCGAACGCGGTGGCACCGGGCTTCATCGAGACCGAGATGACCCGGTCGATCCCGTTCGCCACGCGCGAGGTGGCCCGCCGGGTCATCCCGTCGCTCCAGCAGGGTGGCCTGCCGCTCGACGTGGCCGAGGCGATCGCGTTCCTTTCGTCGCCGGTGGCGAGCGGCGTGAACGGTCAGGTGCTGCGCGTGTGCGGGCAGTCGATGGTGGGCAAGTGA
- a CDS encoding acetyl-CoA C-acetyltransferase — MSTTPSPVPSTREAVIIGGNRIPFSRAGKKYVRTSNQDMFTAALEGLVARYGLQGERLGEVVGGAVLKHSKNFNLIRESVLGSSLSPTTPAYDVQQACATGLEAAIAVTNKIKLGQIESAIAGGTDTVSDAPIVVSDRLRTALLDANHAKTTGAKLQALLKIRPKDLSPVSPSTGEPRTHLSMGEHQAITTAKWGITREAQDEIAFNSHQNLARAWETGFFDDLVTPFKGLTRDDNLRPDTSLEKLAKLKPAFGSSLDTPASMTAGNSTPLTDGASTVLFSSREWAEERDLPVLAKFVDAETAAVDFVHGHEGLLMAPVAAVPRLLARNGLSLDDIDFFEIHEAFASTVLTTLAAWEDEEYCRTELGLDGAFGKVDRSKLNVNGSSLAAGHPFAATGGRIIATAAKLVAAKAAETGRPARALISVCAAGGLGATAIIESA, encoded by the coding sequence GTGTCCACTACCCCCTCCCCCGTACCGTCCACGCGCGAAGCCGTGATCATCGGCGGCAACCGCATCCCGTTCTCCCGCGCCGGTAAGAAGTACGTCCGGACCAGCAACCAGGACATGTTCACCGCTGCGCTGGAGGGCCTCGTCGCCCGGTACGGCCTGCAGGGCGAACGCCTGGGCGAGGTCGTCGGCGGCGCGGTGCTCAAGCACAGCAAGAACTTCAACCTGATCCGCGAGAGCGTGCTCGGCTCGTCCCTGTCGCCCACCACCCCCGCCTACGACGTGCAGCAGGCGTGCGCCACGGGCCTCGAGGCCGCCATCGCGGTGACCAACAAGATCAAGCTGGGACAGATCGAGTCCGCGATCGCCGGCGGCACCGACACCGTCTCGGACGCGCCGATCGTCGTCAGCGACCGGCTGCGCACGGCGCTCCTGGACGCGAACCACGCCAAGACGACCGGGGCGAAGCTCCAGGCGCTGCTCAAGATCCGCCCGAAGGACCTGAGCCCCGTCTCCCCGAGCACTGGCGAGCCGCGCACCCACCTCTCCATGGGCGAGCACCAGGCCATCACCACCGCCAAGTGGGGCATCACGCGCGAGGCCCAGGACGAGATCGCGTTCAACTCGCACCAGAACCTCGCCCGCGCCTGGGAGACCGGCTTCTTCGACGACCTGGTCACGCCGTTCAAGGGCCTGACCCGCGACGACAACCTGCGCCCCGACACCTCGCTGGAGAAGCTCGCGAAGCTCAAGCCGGCGTTCGGCTCGTCGCTCGACACCCCCGCCTCGATGACGGCCGGCAACTCCACCCCCCTGACCGACGGCGCCTCCACGGTCCTGTTCTCCTCGCGCGAGTGGGCCGAGGAGCGCGACCTGCCGGTGCTGGCGAAGTTCGTGGACGCCGAGACCGCTGCCGTCGACTTTGTGCACGGCCACGAGGGGCTGCTCATGGCCCCGGTCGCCGCGGTCCCGCGCCTGCTGGCCCGCAACGGCCTCAGCCTCGACGACATCGACTTCTTCGAGATCCACGAGGCGTTCGCCTCCACCGTGCTGACCACGCTCGCCGCGTGGGAGGACGAGGAGTACTGCCGCACCGAGCTCGGCCTGGACGGAGCGTTCGGCAAGGTCGACCGCAGCAAGCTCAACGTCAACGGCTCATCGCTCGCCGCGGGCCACCCGTTTGCCGCGACGGGCGGCCGCATCATCGCGACCGCCGCCAAGCTGGTGGCCGCGAAGGCCGCCGAGACCGGGCGACCGGCCCGGGCGCTGATCTCGGTCTGCGCCGCCGGTGGCCTGGGCGCCACCGCCATCATCGAGTCCGCCTGA
- a CDS encoding TetR/AcrR family transcriptional regulator, producing the protein MSIGVDGRSTRWDDHRTARRAELVRAARKAVHRLGPAVSMDEIASAAGTSKSIVYRYFDDKAGLRLAVAETVVMQMHDALRAAAQRAANPEMALREMVRVYLEMIESSPNVYWFVTRTAIGGNEPAPMESGRRGRRAAADDAVDAAAPTTPVDLHPLGAYLDSVIELVAEPFARATDVTHADAAAWASGAVGFVRGSGEWWLGHRNVETSPLTREELTERVTLWLWTGPVGVLHSDRPVTRPASA; encoded by the coding sequence ATGAGCATCGGAGTCGACGGTCGTTCGACCCGCTGGGACGATCACCGCACGGCACGTCGGGCGGAGCTCGTCCGCGCCGCGCGCAAGGCCGTGCACCGCCTCGGGCCTGCGGTCTCGATGGACGAGATCGCCTCCGCCGCCGGCACGTCGAAGTCCATCGTCTACCGGTACTTCGACGACAAGGCGGGCCTGCGGCTCGCCGTCGCCGAGACCGTGGTGATGCAGATGCACGACGCCCTCCGTGCCGCCGCGCAGCGCGCGGCGAACCCGGAGATGGCCTTGCGCGAGATGGTACGGGTCTACCTCGAGATGATCGAGAGCTCGCCCAACGTCTACTGGTTCGTCACCCGCACGGCCATCGGCGGCAACGAGCCTGCGCCCATGGAGAGCGGCCGCCGCGGTCGGCGTGCTGCAGCCGACGATGCCGTCGACGCCGCCGCACCGACCACGCCGGTCGACCTGCACCCGCTGGGCGCCTACCTGGACTCGGTGATCGAGCTGGTCGCCGAACCGTTCGCACGGGCCACCGACGTCACGCACGCCGACGCCGCGGCCTGGGCCTCGGGCGCCGTCGGCTTTGTGCGGGGTTCCGGTGAGTGGTGGCTCGGGCACCGCAACGTCGAGACCAGCCCACTGACCCGCGAGGAGCTGACCGAGCGCGTGACGCTCTGGCTCTGGACCGGTCCGGTGGGTGTGCTGCACTCCGACCGCCCTGTCACCAGACCCGCATCAGCCTGA